The Neovison vison isolate M4711 chromosome 13, ASM_NN_V1, whole genome shotgun sequence genome includes a region encoding these proteins:
- the LOC122894694 gene encoding 40S ribosomal protein S27-like, which translates to MPLVKDLLHPSLEEKRKPRKKGLVQSPKPYPMDVKCHAETVVLCVGCPTVLCQPTGRKARLTEGCFFLRKQHESILNQGT; encoded by the exons ATGCCCCTTGTGAAGGACCTCCTCCACCCATCcctggaagagaagaggaagccgaGGAAGAAAGGCCTGGTACAGAGCCCCAAACCCTACCCCATGGATGTGAAGTGCCATGCAGAGACAGTAGTTTTGTGTGTTGGCTGCCCCACTGTCCTTTGCCAGCCCACAGGAAGAAAAGCAAGGCTTACAGAAGGATGCTTCTTCTTAAGGAAGCAGCACGAAAGCATCCTGAATCAAG GCACCTAG